A single genomic interval of Nostoc commune NIES-4072 harbors:
- a CDS encoding Uma2 family endonuclease, producing MTQTRVRLWNVDEYHRMLETGIITADERVELIDGQVIPMSAKNPPHAATTLCASDYLKRLLAEVALVRVQDPIQLNQYSEPEPDIAVVRIDARKYIDHHPAPNEIFLLIEVADTTLDSDRKQKAPLYAKAGIADYWILDVNQRQIYVFREPLLQGYNQQLILQEDATLSLIAFPEIEVQINQLFP from the coding sequence ATGACACAAACTAGAGTGCGCTTGTGGAATGTAGATGAATATCACCGAATGCTTGAGACGGGTATTATCACAGCCGATGAACGGGTAGAACTGATTGATGGGCAAGTTATCCCCATGAGTGCCAAAAATCCCCCCCATGCAGCGACAACGCTGTGTGCGTCTGATTATCTAAAGCGTCTGCTAGCAGAAGTTGCCTTAGTTCGGGTGCAAGATCCCATTCAATTAAACCAATACTCGGAACCTGAACCAGATATTGCCGTTGTCCGCATTGATGCGCGAAAATACATTGATCATCATCCTGCACCCAATGAAATCTTTTTATTGATTGAGGTAGCAGATACAACGCTAGACAGCGATCGCAAACAGAAAGCACCTTTATATGCTAAGGCAGGAATTGCTGATTACTGGATTTTGGATGTGAATCAGCGTCAGATTTATGTTTTCCGCGAACCACTTTTGCAAGGCTACAATCAACAATTGATTTTGCAGGAGGATGCAACGTTATCCTTGATTGCATTTCCAGAAATTGAAGTCCAGATTAATCAACTGTTTCCATAA
- a CDS encoding M48 family metallopeptidase, giving the protein MPTYTGISSEAFRHPLDRQAEQALRNLPGFDLIARKFVEFIYERPQFIYLMGNTIQVGPRQYSTIYQMFRECVRDLDIYPEPTLFVSQDPQANSYALGQENPYIVINTGILDLLDEAEIRAVLAHELGHIKCGHTILIQMAMWAMSAASALGELTFGIGNIVTQGLIYGFFEWRRKAELSSDRAALLVMDDLNPVMSTMMKLSGGSNKYANECSLQEFIKQSENYQALDEDGLNQLYKFLIYNGAQGTLLSHPFPVERLHYLRAWAVSEEYQQIRRGNYQRSPASGSVNVAAESSANETETLRRQIEELQREINRMKRSE; this is encoded by the coding sequence ATGCCAACTTACACAGGAATTTCCAGCGAAGCCTTTAGGCATCCACTAGATCGCCAAGCCGAGCAAGCTTTACGAAATTTACCGGGATTTGATTTAATTGCTCGTAAATTTGTGGAATTTATCTACGAACGCCCTCAGTTCATCTATCTAATGGGTAACACCATCCAAGTCGGGCCGCGTCAATATTCCACTATTTACCAGATGTTTCGGGAATGCGTCCGAGATTTGGACATTTACCCAGAACCGACACTGTTTGTCTCGCAAGATCCCCAAGCAAATAGCTATGCGCTGGGGCAAGAGAATCCTTACATAGTCATAAATACAGGGATACTAGACTTACTAGACGAAGCCGAGATTCGGGCGGTGCTAGCCCATGAACTGGGGCATATTAAATGTGGTCATACTATTTTAATTCAAATGGCGATGTGGGCGATGAGTGCTGCTTCCGCTTTGGGAGAATTAACCTTCGGCATCGGTAATATTGTCACACAAGGCTTGATTTACGGCTTTTTTGAGTGGCGGCGTAAAGCCGAGTTATCGTCAGATCGCGCCGCACTACTAGTCATGGATGACTTGAATCCCGTTATGTCAACGATGATGAAACTCTCTGGTGGTAGTAACAAATATGCCAATGAATGTAGTTTACAAGAGTTTATCAAGCAGTCAGAAAATTATCAGGCACTGGATGAAGATGGACTAAATCAGTTGTATAAATTTTTGATTTACAATGGCGCTCAGGGTACGCTATTAAGCCATCCTTTCCCAGTGGAACGCCTGCATTACTTACGGGCGTGGGCAGTATCAGAAGAATACCAGCAAATTCGCCGAGGGAATTATCAGCGATCGCCTGCTTCCGGATCTGTAAATGTTGCAGCAGAATCTTCCGCCAATGAAACAGAAACTTTACGCCGTCAAATTGAAGAATTACAACGGGAAATTAACAGAATGAAAAGGTCTGAGTAG
- a CDS encoding DUF1877 family protein, whose translation MGIVGELKQISPVMLDKFKINSSLLDIFFSAKYLAESYFWEEAIYISGNSRLNIQQQSEDKFKEFKWTDNQQRENTRAEFLKEWQISELSLGKSWHELHFLLTGYTHTDKLSFLVSKNSSRNLPQISLNNWSLFKIFNPMLGNQKYIEQYISPTLDIDNLPLVNAILGGIEIGNKEGYGKHRYLIPDEVKQVAEALSELSENGFITRYKREEVKQERVAIIDWSEPETVEWLTEYYNEITAYYIAASNLGNAMLLYLT comes from the coding sequence ATGGGTATTGTAGGTGAACTTAAGCAAATATCACCTGTAATGTTAGATAAATTTAAAATAAATTCATCTCTCTTGGATATATTTTTTAGTGCTAAGTATTTGGCTGAGTCTTATTTTTGGGAAGAAGCTATTTATATATCAGGTAATTCAAGGCTTAATATTCAGCAACAGTCAGAGGATAAATTTAAAGAATTTAAGTGGACAGATAATCAGCAAAGAGAAAACACAAGAGCAGAGTTTTTGAAGGAATGGCAAATTTCAGAATTATCTTTAGGTAAATCGTGGCACGAACTACATTTTTTACTTACTGGATACACTCATACAGATAAATTGTCTTTTTTAGTAAGTAAAAACTCCTCAAGGAACTTACCCCAAATTTCCTTGAATAATTGGAGTTTATTTAAAATTTTTAATCCAATGCTAGGGAATCAAAAGTATATAGAACAGTATATTAGCCCTACGCTAGATATAGATAATTTACCCTTAGTAAATGCCATCCTGGGTGGTATAGAAATAGGAAACAAAGAGGGTTATGGCAAACATAGATATTTAATACCCGATGAAGTAAAGCAAGTAGCCGAAGCTTTATCAGAACTTTCAGAAAATGGCTTTATAACAAGGTATAAACGAGAAGAAGTTAAACAAGAACGAGTGGCTATTATAGATTGGTCAGAACCAGAGACAGTAGAGTGGCTAACTGAATACTACAATGAAATCACAGCTTACTACATAGCAGCAAGTAATTTGGGAAATGCTATGTTACTTTATTTAACTTAG